In Corylus avellana chromosome ca2, CavTom2PMs-1.0, the following proteins share a genomic window:
- the LOC132170593 gene encoding exocyst complex component EXO84C isoform X1, with protein sequence MESSEEEDDFPSIERIIPQSRVDSLYQSHTEKGIRKLCCELLDLKDAVENLCGNMHTKYLAFLRISEEAVEMEHELIELRKQISAQGILVQDLMTGVCRELEEWKQSNGDNYEAQQDPDISELQEPLPSETDDKKMIFLDNIDILLAEHKIEEALEALDAEERNSSELNGLGDTSVGEVSEYKSAFLERKAILEDQLVQIIEQPSVGVLEMKKALSGLIKLGKGTLAHQLLITSYGLRLQKSIEVLLPSCYVCPRTFSATLSKLVFSAISLTTKESASVFGDNPIYTNRVVQWAEWEIEYFVRLVKENAASSEEVSALRAASICIQSSLNYCSMLESQGLKLSKLLLVLLRPYIEEVLELNFRWARRLLFDLVELDKSLLFSEFVDSLSAFATSPESVILVDSGKRFVCIVMGILKQLTPLAVVHFGGNVLSRISQLYDKYMDALIKALPSPSDDDGLMDLKEAIPFRAETDSEQLAILGIAFTILDELLPNAVINWKQQNESNEPKSGPIENTVPSASTTIDLKDWRRHLQPSFDKLKDHFCRQYVLNFIYAREGKTRLDAQIYLNGRGEDLYWDSDPLPSLPFQALFSKLQQLATVAGDVLLEKEKLQKILLARLTETVVMWLSDEQEFWGVLEHDSAPLQPLGLQQLILDMHFTVEIARFAGYPSRHVHQIASAINARAIRTFSARGIDPQSALPEDEWFVETAKSAINKLLLGASGSDTSDVDEDHIILHDEIVTDSDDTASSLSMVESFESFASASMGELDGPMFTDPES encoded by the exons ATGGAGAgcagtgaagaagaagacgacTTCCCATCAATCGAAAGAATCATCCCACAGTCGAGAGTCGACTCTCTCTACCAATCTCATACTGAAAAG GGAATAAGAAAACTTTGTTGTGAGCTTCTGGATCTAAAGGATGCAGTGGAGAACTTATGTGGCAATATGCACACAAAGTACTTAGCTTTCTTGAG GATATCTGAAGAGGCCGTGGAAATGGAACATGAGTTGATTGAGTTGCGAAAGCAAATCTCAGCTCAAGGGATCCTTGTGCAGGATTTGATGACTGGTGTATGCCGTGAACTGGAAGAGTGGAAGCAATCTAATGGTGACAACTATGAAGCTCAGCAAGATCCTGACATTTCTGAACTTCAAGAACCCTTGCCAAGTGAAACGGATGACAAGAAGATGATatttttggataatattgatATTCTCTTGGCTGAACATAAAATTGAAGAAGCATTAGAGGCTTTAGATGCTGAAGAGAGAAATTCTTCAGAGCTGAATGGCTTGGGAGATACTTCAGTAGGTGAAGTATCAGAGTACAAAtctgcttttttggaaagaaaagcaATACTTGAGGATCAACTAGTCCAGATTATTGAACAGCCTTCTGTTGGCGTGCTGGAGATGAAGAAGGCCTTATCTGGTTTGATAAAACTTGGCAAAGGAACTTTGGCACATCAGTTACTTATTACATCTTATGGGTTGCGCCTCCAAAAAAGCATTGAGGTTCTTCTTCCTTCTTGTTATGTCTGTCCAAGAACATTTTCAGCCACATTATCTAAGCTTGTATTTTCTGCAATCTCATTGACAACGAAGGAGTCTGCTTCAGTATTTGGCGACAATCCGATTTATACCAACAGAGTTGTTCAATGGGCTGAGTGGGAAATTGAATACTTTGTACGGTTGGTGAAAGAGAATGCAGCGTCTTCTGAGGAAGTTTCTGCTTTACGGGCCGCTAGCATTTGCATCCAGTCCAGTCTCAACTACTGCTCAATGTTGGAATCACAAGGCCTGAAACTGTCAAAATTACTTTTGGTGCTTTTGCGACCTTACATTGAAGAAGTTCTAGAGTTGAATTTCAGATGGGCTAGAAGACTACTTTTCGATTTGGTGGAGCTTGATAAGAGCTTGCTATTCTCTGAGTTTGTAGATTCATTGTCTGCTTTTGCAACATCACCAGAGAGCGTCATTCTTGTTGATAGTGGAAAGAGATTTGTGTGCATTGTTATG GGTATATTGAAACAGTTAACCCCCTTGGCCGTTGTGCATTTTGGAGGAAATGTATTAAGTAGAATCTCACAGCTGTATGATAAATACATGGATGCTTTGATCAAAGCGCTACCAAGCCCCTCTGATGATGACGGTCTTATGGATCTGAAAGAAGCCATTCCCTTTAGAGCTGAAACCGATTCAGAACAGCTTGCAATATTGGGAATAGCATTTACCATTTTAGATGAACTATTACCGAATGCTGTGATCAATTGGAAGCAGCAGAATGAAAGCAATGAACCAAAAAGTGGACCCATTGAAAACACTGTGCCTAGTGCAAGCACTACAATAGATTTAAAGGATTGGAGGCGCCATCTTCAGCCCTCATTTGATAAGCTTAAAGATCATTTCTGTCGGCAGTATGTTTTGAATTTCATCTATGCAAGAGAAGGCAAAACACGATTAGATGCACAGATCTACTTGAATGGGAGAGGAGAGGATCTGTATTGGGACTCTGACCCTCTGCCTTCGCTTCCATTTCAG GCATTATTTTCTAAGCTGCAGCAGTTAGCGACTGTGGCTGGAGATGTGTTACTTGAGAAAGAGAAACTACAGAAAATTTTGCTAGCTAGGCTAACAGAGACAGTTGTAATGTGGTTGTCTGATGAACAAGAATTTTGGGGAGTGCTTGAGCATGATTCAGCTCCTCTTCAGCCGCTTGGGTTGCAGCAG TTAATTCTTGATATGCACTTCACTGTTGAAATTGCACGTTTTGCTGGCTACCCATCTCGGCATGTGCACCAGATTGCATCAGCCATAAACGCTCGTGCAATCAGGACCTTCTCTGCAAGAGGCATAGACCCGCAAAG TGCACTCCCTGAGGATGAATGGTTTGTTGAAACTGCTAAGTCGGCAATAAACAAACTGCTATTAGGAGCATCGGGGTCAGATACATCCGATGTTGATGAAGATCACATAATTCTACATGATGAGATTGTCACGGATTCAGATGACACTGCTTCTTCCCTCTCAATGGTGGAATCTTTCGAGTCTTTTGCTTCTGCAAGTATGGGTGAACTTGATGGCCCTATGTTCACTGATCCTGAGAGCTGA
- the LOC132170593 gene encoding exocyst complex component EXO84C isoform X3 — protein sequence MTKHVNEWISEEAVEMEHELIELRKQISAQGILVQDLMTGVCRELEEWKQSNGDNYEAQQDPDISELQEPLPSETDDKKMIFLDNIDILLAEHKIEEALEALDAEERNSSELNGLGDTSVGEVSEYKSAFLERKAILEDQLVQIIEQPSVGVLEMKKALSGLIKLGKGTLAHQLLITSYGLRLQKSIEVLLPSCYVCPRTFSATLSKLVFSAISLTTKESASVFGDNPIYTNRVVQWAEWEIEYFVRLVKENAASSEEVSALRAASICIQSSLNYCSMLESQGLKLSKLLLVLLRPYIEEVLELNFRWARRLLFDLVELDKSLLFSEFVDSLSAFATSPESVILVDSGKRFVCIVMGILKQLTPLAVVHFGGNVLSRISQLYDKYMDALIKALPSPSDDDGLMDLKEAIPFRAETDSEQLAILGIAFTILDELLPNAVINWKQQNESNEPKSGPIENTVPSASTTIDLKDWRRHLQPSFDKLKDHFCRQYVLNFIYAREGKTRLDAQIYLNGRGEDLYWDSDPLPSLPFQALFSKLQQLATVAGDVLLEKEKLQKILLARLTETVVMWLSDEQEFWGVLEHDSAPLQPLGLQQLILDMHFTVEIARFAGYPSRHVHQIASAINARAIRTFSARGIDPQSALPEDEWFVETAKSAINKLLLGASGSDTSDVDEDHIILHDEIVTDSDDTASSLSMVESFESFASASMGELDGPMFTDPES from the exons ATGACCAAGCATGTCAATGAATG GATATCTGAAGAGGCCGTGGAAATGGAACATGAGTTGATTGAGTTGCGAAAGCAAATCTCAGCTCAAGGGATCCTTGTGCAGGATTTGATGACTGGTGTATGCCGTGAACTGGAAGAGTGGAAGCAATCTAATGGTGACAACTATGAAGCTCAGCAAGATCCTGACATTTCTGAACTTCAAGAACCCTTGCCAAGTGAAACGGATGACAAGAAGATGATatttttggataatattgatATTCTCTTGGCTGAACATAAAATTGAAGAAGCATTAGAGGCTTTAGATGCTGAAGAGAGAAATTCTTCAGAGCTGAATGGCTTGGGAGATACTTCAGTAGGTGAAGTATCAGAGTACAAAtctgcttttttggaaagaaaagcaATACTTGAGGATCAACTAGTCCAGATTATTGAACAGCCTTCTGTTGGCGTGCTGGAGATGAAGAAGGCCTTATCTGGTTTGATAAAACTTGGCAAAGGAACTTTGGCACATCAGTTACTTATTACATCTTATGGGTTGCGCCTCCAAAAAAGCATTGAGGTTCTTCTTCCTTCTTGTTATGTCTGTCCAAGAACATTTTCAGCCACATTATCTAAGCTTGTATTTTCTGCAATCTCATTGACAACGAAGGAGTCTGCTTCAGTATTTGGCGACAATCCGATTTATACCAACAGAGTTGTTCAATGGGCTGAGTGGGAAATTGAATACTTTGTACGGTTGGTGAAAGAGAATGCAGCGTCTTCTGAGGAAGTTTCTGCTTTACGGGCCGCTAGCATTTGCATCCAGTCCAGTCTCAACTACTGCTCAATGTTGGAATCACAAGGCCTGAAACTGTCAAAATTACTTTTGGTGCTTTTGCGACCTTACATTGAAGAAGTTCTAGAGTTGAATTTCAGATGGGCTAGAAGACTACTTTTCGATTTGGTGGAGCTTGATAAGAGCTTGCTATTCTCTGAGTTTGTAGATTCATTGTCTGCTTTTGCAACATCACCAGAGAGCGTCATTCTTGTTGATAGTGGAAAGAGATTTGTGTGCATTGTTATG GGTATATTGAAACAGTTAACCCCCTTGGCCGTTGTGCATTTTGGAGGAAATGTATTAAGTAGAATCTCACAGCTGTATGATAAATACATGGATGCTTTGATCAAAGCGCTACCAAGCCCCTCTGATGATGACGGTCTTATGGATCTGAAAGAAGCCATTCCCTTTAGAGCTGAAACCGATTCAGAACAGCTTGCAATATTGGGAATAGCATTTACCATTTTAGATGAACTATTACCGAATGCTGTGATCAATTGGAAGCAGCAGAATGAAAGCAATGAACCAAAAAGTGGACCCATTGAAAACACTGTGCCTAGTGCAAGCACTACAATAGATTTAAAGGATTGGAGGCGCCATCTTCAGCCCTCATTTGATAAGCTTAAAGATCATTTCTGTCGGCAGTATGTTTTGAATTTCATCTATGCAAGAGAAGGCAAAACACGATTAGATGCACAGATCTACTTGAATGGGAGAGGAGAGGATCTGTATTGGGACTCTGACCCTCTGCCTTCGCTTCCATTTCAG GCATTATTTTCTAAGCTGCAGCAGTTAGCGACTGTGGCTGGAGATGTGTTACTTGAGAAAGAGAAACTACAGAAAATTTTGCTAGCTAGGCTAACAGAGACAGTTGTAATGTGGTTGTCTGATGAACAAGAATTTTGGGGAGTGCTTGAGCATGATTCAGCTCCTCTTCAGCCGCTTGGGTTGCAGCAG TTAATTCTTGATATGCACTTCACTGTTGAAATTGCACGTTTTGCTGGCTACCCATCTCGGCATGTGCACCAGATTGCATCAGCCATAAACGCTCGTGCAATCAGGACCTTCTCTGCAAGAGGCATAGACCCGCAAAG TGCACTCCCTGAGGATGAATGGTTTGTTGAAACTGCTAAGTCGGCAATAAACAAACTGCTATTAGGAGCATCGGGGTCAGATACATCCGATGTTGATGAAGATCACATAATTCTACATGATGAGATTGTCACGGATTCAGATGACACTGCTTCTTCCCTCTCAATGGTGGAATCTTTCGAGTCTTTTGCTTCTGCAAGTATGGGTGAACTTGATGGCCCTATGTTCACTGATCCTGAGAGCTGA